One stretch of Halobaculum marinum DNA includes these proteins:
- a CDS encoding DUF7534 family protein has protein sequence MSDAGVGDGAGNDRRTKVARVVQFLTFVAMLDLLALALATQFVPPDRLTLLITVGPMLLTSPVLAYWFVYVRGTAGETESV, from the coding sequence ATGAGTGACGCGGGAGTGGGCGACGGCGCCGGCAACGACCGCCGGACGAAAGTCGCCCGCGTGGTGCAGTTCCTCACCTTCGTCGCGATGTTGGACCTGTTGGCGCTCGCGTTGGCGACCCAGTTCGTCCCCCCGGACCGCCTGACGCTGCTGATCACGGTCGGCCCGATGCTGCTGACCTCACCGGTGCTGGCGTACTGGTTCGTGTACGTGCGTGGGACGGCGGGGGAGACCGAATCGGTCTGA
- the ubaA gene encoding SAMP-activating enzyme E1: MTGLSLDATQLDRYSRHIILEEVGPAGQQALLEGSALVVGAGGLGSPAIQYLAAAGVGRLGVADDDAVERSNLQRQIIHADADVGKPKAVSAAEYVERLNPDVDVDVHETRVEPHNAEDLIADYDVVVDASDNFGTRYLVNDVARLTDTPVAHGSIYKFEGQATTLVPDGPCYRCLFPEAPEPGEIPDCATTGVLGVLPGTVGCIQATEAVKLLLDAGEVLEGRLMFYDAMDMTFETVPYRQNPGCPVCGDDPIESIEGIDYTAGCGISAD; the protein is encoded by the coding sequence ATGACCGGACTCTCGCTCGACGCGACCCAACTCGACCGCTACTCCCGGCACATCATCCTGGAGGAGGTCGGCCCCGCGGGCCAGCAGGCGCTGTTGGAGGGGTCTGCGCTCGTCGTCGGCGCGGGCGGACTCGGGTCGCCCGCGATCCAGTACCTCGCGGCCGCGGGCGTCGGTCGCCTCGGCGTCGCCGACGACGACGCGGTGGAGCGCTCGAACCTCCAGCGGCAGATCATCCACGCCGACGCCGACGTGGGCAAGCCGAAGGCGGTGTCCGCCGCCGAGTACGTCGAGCGACTCAACCCCGACGTGGACGTGGACGTCCACGAGACGCGCGTCGAACCCCACAACGCCGAGGACCTGATCGCCGACTACGACGTGGTCGTCGACGCGTCGGACAACTTCGGGACCCGATACCTCGTCAACGACGTGGCCCGCCTGACGGACACGCCGGTCGCCCACGGCTCCATCTACAAGTTCGAGGGACAGGCGACGACGCTCGTCCCCGACGGGCCGTGCTACCGGTGTCTGTTCCCCGAGGCGCCCGAACCCGGTGAGATCCCCGACTGCGCGACGACGGGCGTGCTCGGCGTCCTCCCCGGGACGGTCGGCTGTATCCAGGCGACCGAGGCCGTGAAGCTCCTGCTCGACGCCGGCGAGGTACTGGAGGGCCGCCTCATGTTCTACGACGCGATGGACATGACGTTCGAGACGGTGCCGTACCGCCAGAACCCGGGCTGCCCGGTGTGCGGCGACGATCCGATCGAGTCCATCGAGGGCATCGACTACACCGCCGGGTGCGGCATCTCCGCCGACTGA
- a CDS encoding ferritin-like domain-containing protein, producing MSEEVIDLLRKAYADEMETVMNYQTNAIVLDGVRAEEIKESLQTDIQEELTHAEQLGNRLKQLDARPPGSEEFTASQHSLQPPEDSTDVLSVIEGVIDAEEDAISTYRAVINAAEEADDPVTEDLAVTILADEEAHRTEFKGYRKEYKRD from the coding sequence ATGTCCGAGGAAGTCATCGACCTGCTCCGCAAGGCGTACGCCGACGAGATGGAGACCGTGATGAACTACCAGACGAACGCCATCGTCCTCGACGGCGTCCGCGCCGAAGAGATCAAAGAGAGCCTCCAGACCGACATCCAAGAGGAGTTGACCCACGCCGAGCAGCTCGGGAACCGCCTGAAACAGCTCGACGCGCGACCGCCGGGCTCCGAAGAGTTCACCGCGAGCCAGCACTCGCTGCAGCCGCCGGAGGACTCGACGGACGTGCTGTCGGTGATCGAGGGGGTCATCGACGCCGAGGAGGACGCCATCTCGACGTACCGCGCGGTCATCAACGCAGCCGAGGAGGCCGACGACCCCGTGACGGAGGATCTGGCGGTGACGATCCTCGCCGACGAGGAGGCCCACCGCACAGAGTTCAAGGGGTACCGCAAGGAGTACAAGCGCGACTAA
- the npdG gene encoding NADPH-dependent F420 reductase: protein MRIALLGGTGDIGEGLAVRWGRDTDHELLVGSRDPEKARAAADDYTETVAAAGGDATIKGFDNAMASDRADVVVLAVPPYHVADTVAAVADTLDDDDVVVTPAAGMKRDEEGFHYNPPGAGSVTALVRDAVPEAVPVVGAFHNLAAGRLADLDQDLGIDTLVVADDDAAAATVSRLAEEIAGLRALSAGGLANAAEVESLTPLLINVATNNDDLHDLGVRFD from the coding sequence ATGCGAATCGCGCTACTCGGCGGCACCGGTGACATCGGCGAAGGACTCGCCGTGCGCTGGGGCCGCGACACGGACCACGAACTGCTCGTCGGATCGCGCGACCCGGAGAAGGCACGGGCGGCCGCCGACGACTACACCGAGACGGTCGCCGCCGCCGGCGGCGACGCGACGATCAAGGGGTTCGACAACGCGATGGCCTCGGACCGCGCCGACGTGGTCGTGCTCGCAGTCCCACCGTACCACGTCGCCGACACAGTCGCGGCGGTCGCGGACACGCTCGACGACGACGATGTGGTCGTCACACCCGCCGCCGGGATGAAGCGCGACGAGGAAGGCTTCCACTACAACCCGCCGGGGGCTGGGAGCGTGACGGCGCTCGTGCGCGACGCGGTGCCCGAGGCGGTGCCCGTCGTCGGCGCGTTCCACAACCTCGCGGCGGGGCGTCTCGCCGACCTCGACCAGGATCTGGGCATCGACACGCTCGTCGTCGCGGACGACGACGCCGCCGCGGCGACCGTCTCGCGACTGGCCGAAGAGATTGCGGGACTGCGTGCGCTGTCGGCGGGGGGCCTCGCGAACGCCGCGGAGGTGGAGTCGCTGACGCCGCTGTTGATCAACGTCGCGACCAACAACGACGACCTCCACGACCTGGGCGTTCGGTTCGACTGA
- a CDS encoding archaemetzincin family Zn-dependent metalloprotease produces the protein MLVDIVPIGDVSAQVKREASAGLRSVYDCDVTVHDEQSIPEGAYDRSRNQYRAEQFIELVSRVGSGEKNIGITPQDLYYRRRNYVFGLAYLNGNGSVVSTYRLQTSSDGGVSTKPSTEVFADRVRKEIVHEIGHTLGLEHCDNSKCVMSFSPTVREVDVKEEHLCGTCSREHL, from the coding sequence ATGCTTGTCGACATCGTGCCCATCGGGGACGTCTCCGCGCAGGTGAAGCGGGAGGCGTCTGCCGGGCTTCGGTCGGTGTACGACTGCGACGTGACGGTCCACGACGAGCAGTCGATCCCCGAGGGCGCGTACGACCGCAGCCGTAACCAATACCGGGCCGAGCAGTTCATCGAGTTGGTCTCCCGGGTCGGCAGCGGCGAGAAGAACATCGGTATCACCCCGCAGGACCTGTACTACCGGCGGCGCAACTACGTGTTCGGCCTCGCGTACCTCAACGGCAACGGCTCGGTCGTCTCGACGTACCGCCTCCAGACGTCCTCCGACGGCGGCGTCTCCACCAAGCCCTCCACCGAGGTGTTCGCCGACCGTGTCCGCAAGGAAATCGTCCACGAGATCGGACACACCCTCGGCCTCGAACACTGCGACAACAGCAAGTGCGTCATGTCGTTCTCCCCGACCGTCCGCGAGGTGGACGTGAAGGAGGAGCACCTCTGCGGCACCTGCTCCCGCGAACACCTGTAG
- a CDS encoding NADP-dependent oxidoreductase — MSDNRRFHLAQRPEGVPDEETFDLRDVDRPEPGPGEALVRTLYLSVDPYMRDRMRAGESYAEPWEVGDPLMGGVVAEVVESNGAGVEPGQTVVAELPWAEYATADGSDLTSVDTGGLPVSTALGVLGMPGRTAYFGTREVAEPRADDWMVVSGAAGAVGSVVGQLGELQGANVVGIAGSDEKCDWLTEDLGFTAAINYKEADVGARLDEVADGVDVYFDNVGGPVTDAVWGRLNVDARVAVCGQIALYNDEELPMGPRKLGTLIQTRATVQGLLVGDFAPRFAEATQHLGGLVASGDLQYRETVTEGLEHAPEAFLGLFEGDNIGKQVVQVAEPSE, encoded by the coding sequence ATGTCCGACAACCGCCGCTTCCACCTGGCACAGCGACCCGAGGGCGTCCCCGACGAGGAGACGTTCGACCTCCGCGACGTCGACCGTCCCGAACCGGGCCCGGGCGAGGCGCTCGTCCGGACGCTGTACCTCTCGGTCGACCCGTACATGCGCGACCGAATGCGCGCCGGCGAGTCGTACGCCGAGCCGTGGGAGGTCGGCGACCCGCTCATGGGCGGCGTCGTCGCCGAGGTCGTCGAATCCAACGGTGCCGGGGTCGAGCCCGGCCAGACCGTCGTCGCGGAACTCCCGTGGGCCGAGTACGCGACCGCCGACGGGAGCGACCTCACGTCCGTCGACACCGGTGGACTCCCCGTCTCCACCGCACTCGGCGTGCTCGGGATGCCCGGTCGCACGGCGTACTTCGGCACCCGCGAGGTCGCCGAACCCCGCGCCGACGACTGGATGGTCGTCTCCGGCGCCGCGGGCGCCGTCGGCTCCGTCGTCGGGCAACTCGGCGAGTTGCAGGGTGCCAACGTCGTCGGCATCGCCGGCTCCGACGAGAAGTGCGACTGGCTCACCGAGGATCTGGGCTTCACCGCGGCGATCAACTACAAGGAAGCGGACGTGGGTGCCCGTCTCGACGAGGTCGCCGACGGCGTCGACGTGTACTTCGACAACGTCGGCGGCCCCGTCACGGACGCCGTCTGGGGCCGGCTGAACGTCGACGCCCGCGTCGCCGTCTGCGGCCAGATCGCGCTGTACAACGACGAGGAACTGCCGATGGGGCCCCGGAAGCTCGGGACGCTCATCCAGACGCGCGCCACCGTGCAGGGACTGCTCGTGGGCGACTTCGCGCCGCGGTTCGCCGAAGCGACCCAGCACCTCGGGGGTCTCGTCGCCAGCGGCGACCTCCAGTACCGCGAGACGGTCACCGAGGGGCTGGAGCACGCGCCGGAGGCGTTCCTCGGGCTGTTCGAGGGTGACAACATCGGGAAGCAGGTCGTGCAGGTCGCCGAGCCGAGCGAGTAG
- a CDS encoding UPF0146 family protein, with protein MSDARRDAITRKLVGFGRLCEVGIGGRHEVAGRLADDGATVTATDVVARDVPAAVQFVRDDVVAAAARDDPGDAYRVDCVYALNSPPELHRPLVAVARRVDAACCFTTLGGDPPAVDATPLALDGGDTLYVARDPRGVLDE; from the coding sequence GTGTCTGACGCCCGCCGCGACGCCATCACTCGAAAACTCGTCGGATTCGGACGGCTGTGTGAGGTCGGGATCGGCGGTCGCCACGAGGTCGCCGGACGCCTCGCGGACGACGGTGCGACGGTGACCGCGACGGACGTGGTCGCCCGCGACGTTCCCGCGGCGGTCCAGTTCGTCCGCGACGACGTGGTCGCGGCGGCGGCCCGCGACGACCCCGGCGACGCGTACCGCGTCGACTGCGTGTACGCGTTGAACTCCCCGCCGGAACTCCACCGTCCGCTCGTCGCCGTCGCGCGGCGCGTCGACGCCGCCTGTTGTTTCACGACGCTCGGCGGTGACCCACCCGCCGTCGACGCGACCCCGCTCGCGCTCGACGGCGGCGACACGCTGTACGTCGCCCGCGACCCCCGCGGCGTGCTCGACGAGTGA
- the citZ gene encoding citrate synthase: protein MSDELKRGLEGVLVAESDLSFIDGDEGKLVYRGYAIEDLAEHASYEETLYLLWNGELPTEAELADFEEAMAAERALDDDTLETMRRLAEADEEPMAAMRTAASLLSAADPDTDADPTDQEANVRKARRITAKLPTALAAFARVRDGEEPVAPREDLDHAANFLYMLNGEVPDEVTADVFDQALVLHADHGLNASTFSATVTASTLADIHSAVTSAVGTLSGSLHGGANANVMRMLQEVDEADSDPVDWVKEALAEGRRVAGFGHRVYNVKDPRAKILGARSEALGEASGDMKWYEMSVAIEEFMAEEKGLAPNVDFYSASTYYQMGIPIDIYTPIFAISRVGGWTAHVMEQYEDNRLIRPRARYVGEKDAEWVPIEER, encoded by the coding sequence ATGTCCGACGAACTCAAGCGAGGACTGGAGGGCGTCCTCGTCGCCGAGTCCGACCTCAGTTTCATCGACGGTGACGAGGGCAAACTCGTCTATCGTGGGTACGCCATCGAGGACCTCGCCGAACACGCCTCCTACGAGGAGACGCTGTACCTGCTGTGGAACGGCGAACTCCCCACCGAGGCGGAACTGGCCGACTTCGAGGAGGCGATGGCCGCCGAGCGTGCCCTCGACGACGACACGCTGGAGACGATGCGCCGCCTCGCCGAGGCCGACGAGGAGCCGATGGCCGCGATGCGCACGGCGGCGTCGCTGCTGTCGGCGGCCGACCCCGACACGGACGCCGACCCGACCGACCAGGAGGCGAACGTCCGGAAGGCCCGCCGCATCACGGCGAAACTCCCGACCGCGCTGGCGGCGTTCGCGCGCGTCCGCGACGGCGAGGAGCCGGTCGCGCCGCGCGAGGATCTGGACCACGCGGCGAACTTCCTGTACATGCTCAACGGCGAGGTGCCCGACGAGGTCACCGCCGACGTGTTCGACCAGGCGCTCGTGCTCCACGCCGACCACGGCCTCAACGCCTCAACGTTCTCGGCGACGGTCACCGCCTCCACGCTTGCGGACATCCACTCGGCGGTCACCTCCGCGGTGGGCACCCTCTCGGGGAGCCTCCACGGCGGCGCCAACGCCAACGTGATGCGGATGCTCCAGGAGGTCGACGAGGCCGACTCCGACCCCGTCGACTGGGTGAAGGAGGCGCTCGCCGAGGGCCGCCGCGTCGCCGGCTTCGGCCACCGCGTGTACAACGTGAAGGACCCGCGCGCGAAGATCCTCGGCGCACGCTCGGAGGCGCTCGGCGAGGCGTCGGGCGACATGAAGTGGTACGAGATGAGCGTCGCCATCGAGGAGTTCATGGCCGAGGAGAAGGGCCTCGCGCCGAACGTCGACTTCTACTCGGCGTCGACGTACTACCAGATGGGCATCCCGATCGACATCTACACGCCCATCTTCGCCATCTCGCGGGTCGGCGGCTGGACCGCGCACGTGATGGAGCAGTACGAGGACAACCGCCTCATCCGCCCGCGCGCCCGCTACGTCGGCGAGAAAGACGCCGAGTGGGTGCCGATCGAGGAGCGATAG
- a CDS encoding NADH-quinone oxidoreductase subunit D has product MSTQPPTERHDTEDQPDHATDLASLLGDRAVGREEHLNAPGFVVRPDAVQDVLSTLKTEAGYDHLSCVTAQEYEGRYESIYHLKTYDDPTDEVSVVVPADTDDPVSESGAPVFSTANWHEREAYDLVGIEYDDHPDLRRILLPETWQGHPLSLDYEQDRPQVVTLRENANPLEPDTRDEQGTDTMMLNIGPHHPATHGVMHLEATLDGEQVADVDPDIGYIHRCEEQMCQSGTYRHQIMPYPDRWDWGGGGILNEWAYARVAETLADIDVPEYAQVLRTMSAELSRILSHLLAVGAYALDVAGDFTATFMYAITERETVQNLLEDLTGQRLMFNYFRLGGVAWDLPEPREEFFEKTRDFLDDFPRRLAEFHDLLTGNEIIQLRTVDTGVLPPEVAKDYGCTGPVARGSGVDYDLRRDDPYGYYDDLDWSVVTESEGDNFARLQVRLREMEQSARIIEQCIGLLEEWPADDRTVQSNVPRTIKPDDDTEVYTAVEAAKGELGIYVRADGTDTPARFKIRGPSFSNLQALPEMAEGEYVPDLIATLGSLDTIMGEVDR; this is encoded by the coding sequence ATGAGTACACAGCCGCCGACGGAACGACACGACACCGAGGACCAGCCAGACCACGCGACCGACCTCGCGAGCCTGCTCGGCGACCGGGCCGTTGGCCGCGAGGAGCACCTGAACGCGCCAGGCTTCGTCGTCCGCCCCGACGCCGTGCAGGACGTGCTCTCCACGCTGAAGACCGAGGCGGGCTACGATCACCTCTCGTGCGTCACGGCACAGGAGTACGAGGGGCGCTACGAGTCCATCTACCACCTGAAGACGTACGACGACCCCACCGACGAGGTGAGCGTCGTCGTCCCCGCCGACACGGACGACCCGGTCAGCGAATCGGGCGCACCCGTGTTCAGCACCGCCAATTGGCACGAGCGCGAGGCGTACGACCTGGTCGGCATCGAGTACGACGACCACCCGGACCTGCGCCGCATCCTCTTGCCCGAGACGTGGCAGGGCCACCCGCTCTCGCTCGACTACGAGCAGGACCGTCCGCAGGTGGTCACGCTTCGTGAGAACGCCAATCCGTTGGAACCGGACACCCGTGACGAGCAGGGCACGGACACGATGATGCTCAACATTGGCCCCCACCACCCGGCGACGCACGGTGTGATGCATCTGGAGGCGACGCTGGACGGCGAGCAGGTGGCGGACGTCGACCCCGACATCGGCTACATCCACCGCTGCGAGGAGCAGATGTGCCAGAGCGGCACCTACCGTCACCAGATCATGCCGTATCCCGACCGCTGGGACTGGGGTGGCGGCGGCATCCTGAACGAGTGGGCGTACGCCCGCGTCGCCGAGACGCTGGCCGACATCGACGTGCCCGAGTACGCGCAAGTCCTCCGGACGATGAGTGCGGAGCTGTCGCGAATCCTCTCGCACCTGCTGGCGGTCGGCGCGTACGCGCTCGACGTCGCCGGCGACTTCACCGCGACGTTCATGTACGCCATCACCGAGCGCGAGACGGTCCAGAACCTCTTGGAGGACCTCACGGGCCAGCGGCTGATGTTCAACTACTTCCGCCTCGGCGGCGTCGCGTGGGACCTCCCGGAGCCCCGCGAGGAGTTCTTCGAGAAGACTCGCGACTTCCTCGACGACTTCCCGCGTCGGCTCGCGGAGTTCCACGACCTGCTCACGGGCAACGAAATCATCCAACTGCGGACGGTCGACACCGGCGTGCTGCCACCTGAGGTCGCGAAAGACTACGGGTGCACTGGGCCGGTCGCCCGCGGCTCCGGTGTCGACTACGACCTGCGCCGCGACGACCCGTACGGCTACTACGACGACCTCGACTGGAGCGTCGTCACCGAGTCGGAGGGCGACAACTTCGCACGACTACAGGTCCGCCTCCGGGAGATGGAGCAGTCCGCCCGGATCATCGAGCAGTGCATCGGCCTGTTGGAGGAGTGGCCCGCGGACGACCGTACGGTGCAGTCGAACGTCCCGCGGACGATCAAACCCGACGACGACACTGAGGTGTACACCGCCGTCGAGGCTGCGAAGGGCGAACTCGGCATCTACGTCCGCGCGGACGGCACCGACACGCCGGCGCGGTTCAAGATCCGCGGCCCGTCGTTCTCGAACCTGCAGGCGCTCCCGGAGATGGCCGAGGGCGAGTACGTGCCCGACCTCATCGCCACGCTCGGGAGTCTCGATACGATCATGGGCGAGGTCGACCGGTAG
- a CDS encoding helix-turn-helix domain-containing protein, with protein MKTLALRLDPDEETTHPMHRFIAEHPAFGPTRLLQWNPRVGETNVLLFHVDGPPEPFLPALDGVDTAEVVDCDADGDAEGGFYLYVRERLTDRDRGLVAAFAGENVVVVPPVVYDTDGSMRFSLVGTADAIQRSLDGVPDGVGVSVRRIRSGAGGAVRPDTRLTDRQREVLAAAVDLGYYEEPREATVADVADRVGCAPSTAAEHVRRAEAALVHEALDGAGEAAPGGDR; from the coding sequence GTGAAGACGCTCGCCCTCCGCCTCGACCCCGACGAGGAGACGACACACCCGATGCACAGGTTCATCGCCGAGCACCCGGCGTTCGGGCCGACGCGGCTGCTCCAGTGGAACCCGCGCGTCGGCGAGACGAACGTGCTGTTGTTCCACGTCGATGGGCCACCCGAGCCGTTCCTGCCGGCGCTCGACGGCGTGGACACTGCGGAGGTGGTCGACTGCGACGCGGACGGCGACGCCGAGGGCGGCTTCTACCTCTACGTCCGCGAGCGCCTGACCGACCGCGACCGCGGACTGGTGGCGGCGTTCGCGGGCGAGAACGTCGTCGTCGTCCCGCCGGTCGTGTACGACACCGACGGGTCGATGCGGTTCTCGCTCGTCGGCACGGCGGACGCGATCCAACGGTCTCTCGACGGCGTCCCCGACGGCGTCGGCGTCTCGGTCCGCCGGATCCGCAGTGGCGCGGGCGGCGCCGTCCGACCGGACACGAGGCTCACCGACCGCCAACGGGAGGTGCTCGCCGCCGCCGTCGACCTCGGCTACTACGAGGAGCCGCGCGAGGCGACGGTCGCGGACGTGGCCGACAGAGTCGGGTGCGCACCTAGCACCGCCGCCGAGCACGTCCGCCGCGCGGAGGCGGCGCTGGTCCACGAAGCACTCGACGGCGCCGGCGAGGCCGCCCCAGGCGGGGACCGGTAG
- a CDS encoding DoxX family protein has translation MATRNTLNAELFGRDVEFGYSETWVGYSLFILRIVMGWTLFQGGVTKLVTYLDSDPSNDWTAAGFLANAIPPGNPFTDVFAAMAGSPLIDMLNMWGLTLTGLALILGAFVRWSAFWGAVMMLFYWAASLTGGLLAGLPVAHGWVVDDHLVYAALLFGLGAFGAGRILGLDAYLENMEFVKNNPWLSYVLG, from the coding sequence ATGGCCACACGAAACACACTCAACGCGGAACTGTTTGGACGAGACGTGGAGTTCGGCTACTCCGAGACGTGGGTCGGCTACTCGCTGTTCATCCTCCGGATCGTGATGGGGTGGACGCTGTTCCAGGGCGGCGTGACGAAACTCGTGACGTACCTCGACAGCGACCCCTCCAACGACTGGACCGCGGCGGGCTTCCTCGCGAACGCCATCCCGCCGGGCAACCCGTTCACAGACGTGTTCGCGGCGATGGCGGGCAGCCCGCTCATCGACATGCTCAACATGTGGGGACTGACGCTCACCGGCCTCGCGCTGATCCTCGGGGCGTTCGTCCGCTGGAGCGCCTTCTGGGGCGCCGTGATGATGCTGTTCTACTGGGCGGCGTCGCTGACGGGCGGCCTGCTGGCGGGCCTGCCGGTGGCCCACGGCTGGGTCGTCGACGACCACCTCGTGTACGCCGCGCTGCTGTTCGGCCTCGGCGCGTTCGGCGCGGGCCGGATCCTCGGCCTCGACGCGTACCTCGAGAACATGGAGTTCGTCAAGAACAACCCCTGGCTGTCGTACGTGCTCGGCTAG
- a CDS encoding PaaI family thioesterase: MTVADLLNGMPFADHMGMEVTEAADGYAVAELPMTEELSSVPGRAIAHGGVTYALADTAAGAAVISLHHKPTPTVDMRMDYLAPATTDLRAEAEVVRDGASVASAEVRIEDVDGTHVADARGTFKTGGGADGGAWGVTPGDDSLVE; encoded by the coding sequence ATGACCGTCGCCGACCTGCTCAACGGGATGCCGTTCGCCGACCACATGGGCATGGAGGTGACGGAGGCCGCAGACGGCTACGCCGTCGCCGAACTCCCGATGACCGAGGAGCTGTCGTCGGTACCGGGACGGGCAATCGCCCACGGCGGCGTCACCTACGCGTTGGCCGACACCGCCGCGGGCGCGGCAGTCATCTCCTTGCACCACAAGCCGACGCCGACCGTCGACATGCGGATGGACTACCTCGCGCCCGCGACGACGGACCTCCGGGCGGAGGCAGAAGTCGTCCGCGACGGTGCCAGCGTCGCGAGCGCCGAGGTGCGCATCGAGGACGTCGACGGGACTCACGTCGCCGACGCGCGCGGGACGTTCAAGACCGGCGGGGGCGCCGACGGCGGCGCCTGGGGCGTCACGCCGGGCGACGACTCGTTGGTCGAGTAG
- a CDS encoding TIGR01548 family HAD-type hydrolase gives MRVDTVVLDVDGVLVDVADSYRRAVVECVERRHGATLERDDLQAFKDAGGFNNDWELSDAVALYVLARERGLDADVATFTDAIAANGTGLDGARATVRDALGDETADEVEAVWDPDALRETFQALYLGSDLFRDIEGGDPPFEAPGFIHDEPVILTEATVDALTDRYPVCVLTGRPSAEADIALDRVGLDVADDRRFTMDDWDHGKPHPDALVTLAERTYADTVAFVGDTLDDVRTAVNADAADEETAYYGVGVLTGGLTGDEGRAKYADAGASAVVDSVNDLPDLLE, from the coding sequence ATGCGAGTCGATACGGTCGTGCTGGACGTGGACGGCGTGCTCGTCGACGTGGCGGACTCCTACCGCCGCGCCGTCGTCGAGTGCGTCGAGCGCCGCCACGGCGCCACGCTCGAGCGCGACGACCTCCAGGCGTTCAAAGACGCCGGGGGGTTCAACAACGACTGGGAGTTGTCGGACGCGGTCGCGCTGTACGTCCTCGCCCGCGAGCGTGGCCTCGACGCCGACGTGGCGACGTTCACCGACGCCATCGCCGCCAACGGGACCGGCCTCGACGGCGCTCGCGCCACCGTCCGCGACGCACTCGGCGACGAGACGGCCGACGAGGTCGAAGCCGTGTGGGACCCCGACGCACTGCGCGAGACGTTCCAGGCGCTGTACCTCGGGAGCGACCTGTTCCGCGACATCGAGGGCGGCGACCCGCCGTTCGAGGCGCCGGGCTTCATCCACGACGAACCGGTGATCCTGACGGAGGCGACGGTCGACGCGCTGACCGACCGCTACCCGGTGTGCGTCCTCACGGGCCGCCCGTCGGCGGAGGCCGACATCGCGCTCGACCGGGTCGGCCTCGACGTGGCCGACGACCGCCGGTTCACGATGGACGACTGGGACCACGGGAAGCCCCACCCGGACGCGCTCGTGACGCTGGCCGAGCGCACCTACGCCGACACGGTCGCGTTCGTCGGCGACACGCTCGACGACGTGCGCACCGCGGTCAACGCCGACGCCGCGGACGAGGAGACGGCGTACTACGGCGTCGGCGTGCTCACCGGCGGCCTCACCGGGGACGAGGGCCGCGCGAAGTACGCCGACGCCGGCGCGAGCGCGGTCGTCGACAGCGTGAACGACCTGCCGGACCTGCTGGAGTGA